From Candidatus Omnitrophota bacterium:
AGCCGGCATTCGCTTAGGTCAATTGAGCGAGTTTTCTCTTCTGGTGTCGCTTTTAGCATTGAGCATTCACCATATCAGCATAGAAGCTTCCCAATTCATTCAGCTTGTCACCATCATCACTTTTGTTGTCTCAAGTTATTACGTTGTTTATCGGTATAAAACACCGATCGGCACAACACAAAAAATGTTTAAAGACTAATAGGGTTATTGTTCAAAATTTTCAAAATATTTTTATTTGACAAATGGGTCTGCTTGTTCTATACTTGGTAATGATAATCATTATCAATAAGGAGGATATTTTATGCGGGGCCAAAGTGAAGGATGCTGGCGAGGACGATTTCAAGGCGGAGGGTTTCGCTTTACAAGGCCAAGGGAATTTATTCTAGATGTTCTTGCTAAGGCAAAGGGACATTTGAGCGCAGAAGATATTTTTTTGTTGGTTCATAAGACATATCCAAACATAGGGCTAACAACCGTATATCGCAATTTAGAGCTTTTAGTTGAAATGGGAGCGGTGACCAGGCTTCATTTTGGAAATGGTAAGGCGAGTTATGAGCTTTTAAGGGGAGGAAAAAACGAACACCACCATCATTTGGTCTGTCGAAAATGCTCTAAGATTATTGATTATGCAGATTTTATGGACGAAGAAAAAGAATTTTTACAAAAGGTTGAAAAAGGATTAAGTCAAAAATATAAATTTGAAATTCAAGACCATACCATTCACTTTCATGGTCTTTGTGAGAAATGCCAGATAGGATGATTACAGAAACCCCTAAGTCGCTTTAAAAGCGCTTTTGGGGTAAAGTTAAAAAATTGAAACAGTAAAACCCTTAACGTTACACGTTAAGGGTAAATTCTCACGTATGATTTACGGAATATTAGTGACGTAAATCATGTGTTCATTAGCTCCGACGCACTTCGGGCGCGGAGTAAATTCGCAGCTCTAAGTTACGTTCACTAGCGTTCCGTAACTTAACTGCTCATTTAAAGGAGGGTAAAATGCCAGCAAGAGACGGAAGTGGCCCACAAGGAATGGGGCAAATGACAGGATGGGGAATGGGAAATTGTGTTGTCGAAAATCCAAATAATGTGCAAATGAGGCAGCCTCAGGGCGTGATGGGTAGGGGCACTGGGTCTGGCCGAGGCCTTGGAAGAGGCCTTGGAAGAGGCCTTGGAAGAGGCCTTGGAAGAGGGCTTGGTTTAGGTCGAGGTTTTGCTTGGAGAGCTCAGCAACCTCAAGGCAATGTGTCTGTTTCAGGTGTTGAGGATTTAAAGCAGCAGGCTAAAATATTAGAGCAAGAGCTTGCTTTTGTAAAAAAGCAAATTCAGGATTCGAATCAATAGTTAACAAATCTTTAAAAGGAGAGTGTATTGAGAGTTGCAATATCAACAGAAGGAGATCGTGTTTCTCCTCATTTTGGACGTTGTCCTAGCTTTACTTTAGTTGAAATTAAAGACAATGAGTTGGTTAGTCAGGAGTCTATTGAAAATCCAGGTCATCATCCAGGTTTTTTGCCTGAATTTCTTGGAAACAAAGGTGTTAATTGTATTATTGCTGGAGGCATGGGGCAAAGGGCTCGTGAGCTTTTTTTAGCAAAGAATATAAAGCCAATTTTAGGCGTTGATCTTTCTATTGAAAAAACAATTGAAGGATTCTTGCAAAATAGCCTTGAAAGCGATGATAGTCCTTGTATTCCTCGCTCTGGGAAGGGTTATGGTCTCGATAAAACAGAATGTGATCACGCGGATGAATAAAAGATAAAAATTTAAGGATTTCGATATGTATGCGCGTGGGATAAATTCATATAGGTTGATTTGACGTTCGTCGTTGAGAATTTTAGTCACCTCGTAAGTCAGATATTTATTTAAGGAGAGAATTATGAAAGTTTGCGTAACATCACAAGGGGTAAGCTTAGAATCAGCTGTTGATCCAAGATTTGGGCGTGCACAATATTTTCTTATTGTGGATACTGATTCATTAGAATTTGAAGTGCTTGAGAATGCTAATGCTGCTGGCACTGGAGGGGTTGGCGTTTTATCTGGAAGACTGATGGCAGATAAAGGTGTTGAATGTGTTTTGACAGGAAATATTGGTCCTAATGCGAGCGAGACTTTGAATGCTGCTGGGATCAAGTTTTGTCTAGGTGCCACAGGCTCTGTTAAAGAGGCTGTTGAGAAATACAAAGAAGGTAATTTTTCTATTACGCAAGATCCTAATGTTGAATCAAAATCTGGAGCTTAAAGTGAGTGTTGCTACAAAAGATTTAATACAAGATTTCTTAAAGAGAAGCAAAATTTATGAGCGTTTTGGATACGATATTATTAAAGAGCGTGATTTGATTATTTCTAAGACTGAACCTATTGGTAAAAAAATCCTGGAAGTTGGCACTGGCAAAGGATATTTTACGATGGCTTTAGCTGCACAGGGATATCATTTTACCAGTGTTGACATTTCTCTTGAGGAGCAGGAGTTTGCCAAAGACAATCTTAAGGCTCTTGGGCTTACGCGAAAAGTTAAATTTGGTATTGAGGATGCTTGCAATTTTACTTTTGATCCTAAAAGTTTTGATTGCATTTTTTGCATCAATACTTTCCATCATATTAAAAGTTGTTTTGATGTGACGAGTGAATTTGTCCGCCTGTGTAAAGAAAACGGAAAAATTGTTATTAGTGATTTTAATGAAACGGGCTTGAAGGTTGTTTCTGATATTCATAAAAAAGAAGGGAATATTCACAAGGCTTTTGATGTTCCA
This genomic window contains:
- a CDS encoding Fur family transcriptional regulator; protein product: MRGQSEGCWRGRFQGGGFRFTRPREFILDVLAKAKGHLSAEDIFLLVHKTYPNIGLTTVYRNLELLVEMGAVTRLHFGNGKASYELLRGGKNEHHHHLVCRKCSKIIDYADFMDEEKEFLQKVEKGLSQKYKFEIQDHTIHFHGLCEKCQIG
- a CDS encoding DUF5320 domain-containing protein, coding for MPARDGSGPQGMGQMTGWGMGNCVVENPNNVQMRQPQGVMGRGTGSGRGLGRGLGRGLGRGLGRGLGLGRGFAWRAQQPQGNVSVSGVEDLKQQAKILEQELAFVKKQIQDSNQ
- a CDS encoding NifB/NifX family molybdenum-iron cluster-binding protein — its product is MRVAISTEGDRVSPHFGRCPSFTLVEIKDNELVSQESIENPGHHPGFLPEFLGNKGVNCIIAGGMGQRARELFLAKNIKPILGVDLSIEKTIEGFLQNSLESDDSPCIPRSGKGYGLDKTECDHADE
- a CDS encoding NifB/NifX family molybdenum-iron cluster-binding protein, whose amino-acid sequence is MKVCVTSQGVSLESAVDPRFGRAQYFLIVDTDSLEFEVLENANAAGTGGVGVLSGRLMADKGVECVLTGNIGPNASETLNAAGIKFCLGATGSVKEAVEKYKEGNFSITQDPNVESKSGA
- a CDS encoding class I SAM-dependent methyltransferase, whose translation is MSVATKDLIQDFLKRSKIYERFGYDIIKERDLIISKTEPIGKKILEVGTGKGYFTMALAAQGYHFTSVDISLEEQEFAKDNLKALGLTRKVKFGIEDACNFTFDPKSFDCIFCINTFHHIKSCFDVTSEFVRLCKENGKIVISDFNETGLKVVSDIHKKEGNIHKAFDVPWIEMKRFFNRAGFKVQMISTKNQKTLVATKETGRKS